GAAGTTGAAGCCCTTTATATTGACGAAAGATTTCTGACAATGGATTTACCTTCGAACGTGGAATTGAAAGTTGTATCGACAGTTCCCGGCATTCGCGGTGATTCTGTCTCAAATCTTGTTAAACCGGCCACTTTAGAAACCGGTATTGAAATTCAAGTTCCGCTTTTTATTAAAGAAGGCGATCTTATAAAAATCGACACCAGAACCGGAGAATATCTACTGCGCGTCGCGAAGTGAACGCAGATAAATGAAGATAAAGGTACGGCAGATAAAGGCGGATAAGAATCTGAGATAATCTTGTCCAGTTGGTGTCAAATCAGCAGTAATCTGCGTTCAGTTGGTGTCAAAATCAGCGGTAATCAGCGATAATAAGTGTTAGTTAAGGTTTCAAATCAGCAGTAATCAGCGATTATGGAAATAGATAAAATCAAATTAATATTAGAAGCAATAAAAGATACGGATATCGAAGAAATCTGGATGGAGAAAGACGGTGAGAAATCCGGATTTAAAAGAAAAGATATTTCTGCGGAACCGGTATTGGCAACTAAGAGTGTCAATTCCGTAGTGCAAAATAATTCACAAAGCAAATCAGTTCAACCGGTGCCATCAGAGATCAACAATATTATAAAATCTACAATGGTAGGAACATTTTTAAGAACATCTTCACCAGGTGGGAAACCTTTAGTAGATGAAGGTGATTTTGTAACAGTAGGTCAAAAAGTTTGCATTGTTGAAGCTATGAAATTAATGAAAGAAATAACTTCATCAATTGCCGGAAAAGTTGTGAAAATTTTAGTAGAAGACAATCATCCGGTTGAATATGGTCAGCCTCTTTTTGAATTGGAACCGCAGATACCAGCAGATAAAAAAGAGTAGATGTCCGCAGATAAAAATCAGCGATAATCCGCGTTCAGTTGGTGTCAAATCAGCGGTAATCAGCGTGTGAGCGAAGCGAACAAATGTTTAATAAAATTTTGATAGCTAATCGTGGGGAAATAGCCGTAAGAGTCATTCGTGCCTGCCGGGAAATGGGGATAAGAACAGTTGCTGTTCATTCGGATATAGATAATGAATGTCTTCACGTAAAACTTGCAGACGAATCTGTTTGTATCGGTCCTGCCAGTCCCCAGGAGAGTTATTTAAATGTTGCTAATATAATCTCTGCCGCTGAAGTTACCGGTGCTGATGCAATACATCCGGGTTACGGTTTTCTTTCGGAAAATACGTATTTTGCTGATGTATGTGAATCATGTAATATTAAATTTATAGGTCCGTCAAAAACTACAATTCAGACAATGGGCGATAAAATAGCCGCTAAAGTGACAATGAGAAAAGCGGGTGTGCCGACTATTCCCGGAACAGACGAATGTATAACAGCTGACCATCCGAAACTTGCTAAGATTGTCAAAAGTATCGGTTATCCTCTTATAGTAAAGGCATCTGCCGGCGGCGGCGGAAAAGGTATGAGAGTTGTTCAATCGGAAGATGCGTTAAAAAATGCGATACTTACTGCACAGTCTGAAGCAAAGGCAGCGTTTGGCAATGGGGATGTTTATCTTGAAAAATATTTTGAAGAACCCAGACATATTGAGTTTCAGATACTTGGTGATATAAAAGGTGATGTAGTTTCATTCCCGGAAAGGGATTGTTCAATTCAGAGAAGGCATCAAAAACTTATTGAAGAATCTCCATCAATGATTTCTGAAAAATTAAGAAAAAAAATGGGACATTATGCGCGGCTTGCCGCGAAAGCAGTTAAATACTTTACAGCAGGCACAATTGAGTTTTTAGTTGATAAAAAAGAGAATTTTTATTTTATGGAAATGAATACCCGTATACAAGTTGAACATCCGGTAACAGAAATGGTTTCCGGAATAGATTTATTAAAAGAACAAATTCGTCTTGCCGCGGGTGAACGGCTCGGTTATAGTTATGACGACATAAAAATTGTAGGGCACGTATTTGAATGCAGGATTAACGCCGAAGATTCCGAAAAGGATTTTATCCCGAGTCCCGGTAAGATTGAATCATTAATTTTTCCCGGTGGTCCCGGGGTCAGGGTTGACTCTCACATTTACGCCGGATATACCGTACCTTCAACTTATGACAGTTTAATTGCGAAATTACTTGTTACTGATTCTACAAGGGAAAAAGCAATAGCCAGGATGCAGCGTGCATTATCCGAATTCGAGATTTCAGGAATAAAAACAACCATCCCTTTCCATAAAATTACAATGGCGAACGATTATTTCAAAAGAGGCGAAATTTATACAAATTTTGTCCAAAAAAGAATCTACGGCGAGAAATAGTTTTTCCCGTTTCTATTAATTTTTATGTAATCTCAGACCCTTGGTCTGCTGATGTTATGTAGCGGTGGGATTGTATCCCACAGTAGTTATGTAGTAGCACGCCCTTGGCGTGCTTATGTTACCATGTCGTAGTTGTAGTTGCCGAGCTTGCTCGGCTCATTATTTATATGAAAGAAACAATTTTACAAATTATTGATGAAAGCATAGCAGTAAAAGAAAAATCCAAATCACTTGCAGGAATAATTGAAAAAATAGCAAAAGCAATAATTGATGGTTACCGTAAAGGTAAAAAAGTAGTTATTTTTGGTAACGGCGGTTCAGCCGCCGATGCGCAACACCTGGTCACGGAACTTGTTTGCCGCTTTGAAAAAGAAAGAAAATCTCTAAATGCCATTGCACTTACTACTAACACTTCCGAATTGACTGCTATAGCAAACGATTATAGTTTTGATAAAATATTTTCAAGACAAGTTGAATCAATTGTCCAAAAGGGCGACATAGTTATAGCGATTTCAACAAGCGGCAACTCAAAAAATGTCATTGAAGCGGTGAAACAAGCGAAAAAGCAGGGTGCAATAGTTGTCGGGTTTAGCGGTGATAGCGGTAAATTAAAGGATGTTTGTGATATAACGTTAAGTGTTCCTTCAAAAAACACAGCCCGTATCCAGGAAGTACACATTACTGTTGGACATATTATATGTAAACTAATTGAGGATGCTCAGCAGTAAAATATCGCTCGGAAACTAATTTCTTTGAAACGCTCGTTAGAACTCGCTCTGGCATTTGCTCCTGGAACAAATAAGTCGCAAATTTAGGTTCTGCAGAAATTATTTCCTCGCTTTGCGATTAAAAAAAGCAAAATATTGCTTGCAATTGCGATTAAGGGCTGAAGAAATAAATGACTTTAATGTAGTTGCAGACCCTTGGTCTGCTGATTTTATGTAGTTGTTTCTTCTTTGCTTTTGCAAGAAAGCAGAGCGGAGAAAGTTCTTCAAAAATATTCCCCTCGTTAAAAAATGGAAAAAATCAAATCACTAGGTCAAATTATAAAAATTGTTCAAAAATTAAGGAAAGCGGGTAAAAAAATTGTTTTTACCAATGGTTGTTTTGATATTTTGCATATAGGTCATATACGGCTTCTTGAAAAGGCAAAATCTTTCGGCGATATTCTGATTATAGGGGTTAATTCCGACTCTTCTGTAAAGATTATTAAAGGGAAAACCCGCCCTCTAATACCGGAAAATGAAAGGATGGAAGTTCTCGCTTCGCTTTCTATGGTTGATTTTGTAGTAAAGTTTTCCGAGTCGACTCCTTATCAGATTATAAAAAAAATTAAGCCGGACGTTTTAGTTAAAGGTTCTGATTGGAAAAATGGTGAGATAGTAGGCGCTGAATTTTCCAAAAAAGTTAAAAGATTCCCTGTCGTAAAAGGATATTCAACAACTAATATAATAAAAAAATTAAAAAGCCTTTAAGAAGATATAATTAAAATTACCAAAGGTGTCATTGCGAACACATTCACTACGTTCAGTGTAAACTCCGTGAAGCAATCTCGGTTTTAGTAATGGGATTGCCACGGTCGGTCACTAAGGTGACCTCCCTCGCAATGACGGATAAAAAATAAAACAACCACAAAATGAATAATATTTACAGAATTATTGATGTTAACTTAAACAGGTCAAAAGAGGGATTGCGGGTTGTTGAGGATTTTATAAGATTTGTAGTTGAAGATAAAAAATTATCATCAGAAATTAAAAAATTGAGACACCAAATAGATGAGACATCAAGGGTTATTTACCCTGAGTTAATTGCTTCACGCAACACGAAAGACGATGTTTTCCGTGAAACAAAAGAATCCGGCAAAAGTAACAATTATGCGGTTGTTGTCTCAAATATTAAAAGAGCGGAAGAATCATTAAGAGTTCTTGAGGAATTTTCAAAGACTATTTCAGCAACTGCCGGAGCGAAATTCAAAAAAATCAGGTTTAAGGTTTATAACATAGAAAAGGAAATACTAAAATATTTATAATAGTATCTGTTTAAAAGTCTGTCATTCCCGTGAAAACGGGAATCTGTATTCAAGACCATTTAAATATATGACCCAGATAGAATCAGCCAGAAAAAATATTATTACCAAAGAAATGCAGGCAATTGCAAAAGCGGAAGGTGTTTCTGCTGAATTTGTCCGTAATGGCATTGCAAAAGGGACCATTGTCATTTGTAAAAACAAGTTAAGAAAATACAATCCTAAATTTCAGCCAAAAGGTATAGGCGGAGGACTTAAAATAAAAGTCAATGCCAACATCGGGACTTCGCCGATGAATTGTAACCTTTCGTATGAACGGCAAAAGCTTTTAACTTCAATAAAATATGGTGCAGACGCTGTTATGGATTTATCCACAGGCGGCGATATTTCGAAAATAAGGAGAATGGTAATCAGCAATTCCACCATTCCTGTGGGGACGGTCCCTATTTATGGTTTAATTTGTGAGATATCCAGGAAAAAGAAAAAATTTATTGATGTAAATATTGAGCAGATATTTGCTGAAATAGAAAAACAGCTGGCAGACGGCATTGATTTTATAACAGTCCATTGCGGACTGACGCTTAAAGCAATTGAAATCCTGAAGAAGAACAAGCGGCTTGTCGGTATTGTTTCACGCGGCGGTGCATTTCTTGCCGAGTGGATGTCTCATCACAAAAAAGAAAACCCGCTATACGAAAATTATGACGATTTGTTAAAATTAGCGAAGAAATATGACGCTGTTATTTCATTAGGTGACGGGCTCAGACCCGGTTGTATCGCTGATAATACAGATGCGGCACAAATTGAAGAATTAAAAACCCTCGGTAAACTGCAGGCGTATGCTCTTAAAAGAGATGTGCAGACAATAATTGAAGGTCCGGGGCACGTTCCGCTGAACCAGATTGAAAAAAATATAAAACTTCAAAAGAAATATTGCCATAATGCCCCTTTTTATGTTTTAGGACCGCTTACAACCGATATCGCACCCGGTTATGACCATATTACGTCGGCTATCGGGGGCGCTCTTGCAGGATATTTTGGTGCTGATTTCCTGTGTTATGTAACTCCTGCCGAGCATTTGTCGCTTCCGGATATAGATGATGTTAAAAACGGAGTTATCGCCTCAAAAATTGCCGCTCATTCAGCCGAAATTGCAAGAGGATATAAATCTTCCCTTAAAATTGACTACGAACTTTCCAAAGCAAGAAAAAACTTTGACTGGAAAAAGCAAAAAGCGCTCTCCATAGACCCCTACGAATTTGAAAAACGACTTTCCGCAAAAGGCAAAGACGTCTGCTCAATGTGCGGCGAATTCTGCGCCATGAAAAGAAAAATTTAATATAGTCCGTAGGACTCTGCTGTAATTGTAGTCGCCGAGCTTGCTCGGCTTATTTGGTAGTATAAAGCATTACCATCAATAATCTCAAGTCTCACTGATTATATCTTCATATCTTAGTATGATTTTGGTAACAATAACTGAATATCTTTTAGCCTAAAATGGTAGAGATATTTCTATCAATCAATATAAACTTTTCTTGTAGAACATTCCAAAATTTAATATAATCAAATATATGAAAAAATTTAGTGAAAATAAATGGTTTTCTAACATATTAGTAATTTTAATATTGATTATAAACTTTATTTTAATTATTTCATCAAGTTGGGAAAAATCGGCAATTTATGATGAAGCAGTGAATATATCAAGTGGGTATATTCACTGGAAAACCGGAAATTCTCATGTAAATAGAGAACATTTGACATCTTGGAAACTTTTTGTAACTGCACCGTTATTGTTTTTAAAGTTAAAAACACCAAATAATTTAGATATAAATCAATATGAAATAGGGGATAAGTTTCTTTACAATAATAATGTTTCTGCAGATACTATTTTACATGTTACAAGAATCACAAATGCAATAGGAGCAATTATTTTAGGATTTTTTATATATAAATGGGCATTTATTTTGTGGGGATATTATGGTGCGATATTGAGTTTGATATTGTATGTTTTAAGTCCCAATATGTCAGCATGGGCAGGTGTAGTAAACACAGATTTTGGTTTGACTGTTTTAGTTTTTTTGTCAGTTTTTATGTTTTGGTTATATCTGAGGAATCCCTCTACAAAAAAATTGTTTTTAACTGGCATACTATTTGGATTAGCACAATCTACAAAAGTATCCGCCCTTTTATTATATCCGCTTTTTTTATTTTTAGGAATATTTTGGATTAAATATAGAAAAGAAAAAACTTTCCCCATGATTTTAATATCTATTATCAAAATATTTATTATTGGTTTTTTTGTCCTATCTATAACTTACATATTTTCCGGTTTGCCAAATTATTTTGCCGGTGTGAATCAAATCTTTAATTCCATGAAAGAAGGGCGAGATGTGTTTATCAATGGAAATATATATCGTTACGGGGTATGGTATTATTATTTATTTGCACTCATGATAAAAAATCCTGTTCCATTTCTAATTTTACTTTTTTGGGTAGTAAGTTATGTTTATTCTTTAAAAAAAGATCCAAATTTAAAAATAGTTATTATCTTTTTAAGTGTAGTTCCAATTGTTTGGCTGATGATTGCTTCTTTGAGTAAATCTCAATTAGGAATAAGATATATTCTTCCGATTTATCCGTTTATTTTTGTGTTATTAGGAATTATATCAAAAAGTCTAAATAACCCAAAGAAGTATATTTTAGCTTTTCTTATTATTTGGATGGTTATAAATAATGTAAAAATTTACCCACATTATTTAACATTTTTTAATGAATTTATTGGTGGTTCTAAAAACGGATACAAATATCTTACTAATGATTTAGATGCTGGGCAGGATTTAAAAAATCTTGCAAAATATTTAAAACCAGGAGATGAAATTATATTATCTTATTGTGGTTGTGCAAGACCGGAATATTATGGAGTTAATCCTCAATACAGAGGGATAATATCAGAAGTTCTATTTAAAACGGAAAAAATGAATTCATTAACACCTAAACGAGAACTTTTATGTGTAAGTGCTTTATTTTTACAAACGGCAACTACAAAAGAAGGATTAGTGTATGCATGGCTTAAAGAATATAAACCCATAGAAATAATTGGTAATAGTATTCTTGTTTATGATATAACTATTGATACAGATGCACATAAAAATTTAGCATATGCTTATGAAAAAGCCATTGATTACGATGCGGCAAAAAGAGAGTGGGATAGAATTTTAGTAATAGATAACAAAAATGAAGAATCATACATGGGTCTTGCAGGAATATATATAACAAGAAAAGAATATGATAAAGCGATAAAAGAATGTAATTTAGCATTAAGAAATAGTCCCGATTCATATATGGCTAACAATATGTTGGGACAAATTTATGGGATTAAGGGTGAATTGGAAAAATCTCGTTTTTATTTGGAAAGATCTGTACAAATCAATCCGAATTTTGCAGGAGGCCATTATGACCTTGCTGTGACTTATGAACGACTTAAAGAAAAAACTCTATTACAGAGAGAACTGGCAATTTTAACAAAATTAGGTTATTTTAATAAATAATAATAATGTAATGGAGTAAAGGTGTCGCCTAATTTAGATGATTTCACAATACTCACTGGATATCGTTTAGTGTAAAATTTTAGGGATACAAGATTTAAATCAAAAACAGAAGTAATACTGAGGAAAGAACACCAGTAAGACCACCCATGATAAAAGGGGCGGAAGCTCCTAATTTAGTCCATAAAATTCCTGCTACGAAAGATGCGGGGAATAAACCTATTCCTATAATTGTTGCGTGAAGTCCTATCATAGTCGCTTTTTGGTCGGAAGGAGCAATATCGGAAATGAATGCTTTTTCAATTCCTTCTGTAAGCCCTATATAAAGACCGTAGAGTGCAAATAATACCCACACGAAAAATTTTGTCGATACAAAAGCAAATCCAAAATATACAATACCATAAAACAGGTAACCTAGAACAAGTATTTTCTTTCTTCCTATTTTATCCGAAATAACACCTGCAGGATAGGATATGAAAGCATAAACAAGATTATAAACGAAATAAAGTAAAATTATTGTTGTCGCGGAAAAGCCCAAATCTTTAGACCGCAGAAACAGGAACTGGTTTGATGAGTTCCCAAGTGTAAACAATAGGGCAATGATTAAAAAGTATTGTAATTTTTTATCAAGGGTTTTAAAGGATGCAAAGTTGAATGCCAACGGTTTCTTGGCGGGTGCCCCGGTTTTAACAGCTGCCATTTTCTCCTTTACAAAAAACAAAGCAATAACACCAAGAACTGCCGGGACAATTGACCATAAAAAAACCGTTTTATAATTGTTTGGTTTTACTGTCATAAAGAAATAAGCAAGTAAAACACCTGCTGCTGCCCCGATTGTATCCATTGTTCTGTGTAACCCGAACGCTTTTCCTTTTTTACCTTCAGCTGCACTTTCAGCAATAAGAGCATCTCTTGGAGCAGTTCGTATTCCTTTACCAAACCTGTCAAAAATTCTTGCAAAAAGCACATAATGCCAGCTGGTTGAAATATAAAGAAAGAATTTCCCAATAGTAGAAAAAGAATAACCAAAAACAGTAAAAGGTTTTCTCTTTTTTACTTTATCAGAAAAATAACCCGAAAAGACCTTCAAAAGAGATGCAGTTGATTCAGCAAGTCCTTCAATCAACCCGATAATTGCCGGTGTAGCTCCTAAAGAAGAAAGATAAACCGCAATCAAAGGATAAACCATCTCCGAAGAGACATCCGTTAACAAACTAGTAATTCCAAGAATTATTATATTTAACATAGTAAAATCCGAGATTAGGAAAATGGAAGCTGATAGAAATTTGCTTCGCGAAACTTATTGTAATTTATGGAAATTTATTGTTTAATTTTTCTCGAATCCGCCAAGGACTCAGTGGCGGACTATCTAATTTCCATATATTTCTACTAATTTCAATATATTCCCTTAATCTTGCTTAATCATATCAAAAATTCTGCTTGATTTCAACCCCCAATTCTTATAAAATGAAAATATGGATTATGAAAAATGGACTATAAAGGCACAGGAAGCGTTGTCAGAGGCGCATTCTCTTGCCACTAAAAACCATAACCAGCAGATTACAGATTTACATCTGCTTTTTGCTTTGGTTGAGCAAAGAGGCGGAATTGTTTCAACGATTCTTGAGAAACTTTCTGTCTCTATTTCGCATCTAAAGAAAGAGATAGATAAGGAACTTGGAAAGCTGTCCAGTGTTGAAGGTTCTGAACAGGTTTATCTGACGAATGAGCTTCAAAAAATTATCGAAGACGCCAAAGTTGAAGCAGATAATTTAAAAGACGAGTTTGTATCAACAGAGCATTTTATTTTAGCAATAGCATCATCTAATACTAAATCGAATGAGATACTGTCAAAAAATTCGATTAATAAAGAAAAAATATTAAAAGTTTTAGTTGAAGTGAGGGGTAATATGAAAGTTAACGACCAAAATCCGGAAGATAAATATCAGGCGTTAGAAAAATATACACGGGATTTAACCGAACTTGCGAGAAAGGAAAAACTCGACCCTGTAATCGGCAGGGATGACGAAATCAGGCGCGTTATGCAGGTCTTATCGCGCCGTACAAAGAATAATCCTGTTTTAATAGGCGAGCCCGGCGTAGGTAAAACAGCAATTGCCGAGGGACTTGCAAGACGGATTAATTCCGGCGATGTCCCGGAAATGTTAAAAAACAAAAAAGTACTTTCGCTTGATATGGGCGCACTTATTGCGGGTGCAAAATTCCGTGGTGAGTTTGAAGACCGGCTTAAAGCTGTTTTAAAAGAAATTATTGCCCGTGAAGGCGAGATTATTCTTTTTATTGATGAAATTCATACGCTTGTCGGTGCCGGTGCCGCAGAAGGCGCTATAGATGCAGCAAACATTATGAAGCCCATGCTCGCCCGCGGTGAATTAAGATGTATTGGCGCAACAACCCTTGATGAATATAGGAAGCATATTGAAAAAGATGCTGCGTTAGAACGAAGATTCCAGCCGATAATAGTAAATGCACCCACAGTTGACGATACAATAGCGATTTTAAGAGGACTAAAAGAAAAATATGAAGTTCATCACGGAGTTAAAATAAAAGATTCTGCACTCATTTCCGCTGCGGTTTTATCAAACAGGTATATTTCAGACAGGTTTCTTCCGGACAAAGCGATTGACTTGATGGACGAGGCGGCTTCACGGCTCCGTATTGAAATTGAATCTATGCCTTCGGAACTTGATGATTTGGAAAGAAAAATAAGACAGCTTGAAATTGAAAAGCAGGGACTTCTGAAAGAGAAATCCAAAACTGAAGAAATTGACAAAAAACTGGAAGAACTTAAAAAGGAAAGAAAAATATTGTCCGAGCACTGGCAAAAGGAAAAAGAAGTTATTACTAAAATCCGCAAGTTTAAACAACAGATAGAAGAAGTGAAAATAGAAGAACAGCAAGCTGAGCGGACAGGCGATTTGGGAAAAGTTGCAGAACTCCGTTATGGTAAGGCAAGAGAATTACAGAAAAAACTGGATGATGAAAATAAAAAGATTATAGAAATCCAAAAAGATACAAAAATGCTTAAAGAAGAAGTTGATGAAGAGGACATAGCGGAGGTTGTTTCTAAATGGACAGGCATTCCCGTATCAAAAATGCTTGAAACAGAAACACAAAAACTGCTTAAAATGGAAGATGTTTTAAAAAAACGGGTTGTAGGTCAGGACGAAGCAATAGTTGCAATTTCAAATGCTATCCGTCGTTCAAGGAGCGGGCTTTCTGACCCCAACAGACCTATCGGTTCCTTTATATTTTTAGGTCCGACCGGAGTAGGTAAAACCGAACTTGCCAGAGTTCTTGCAGAATTTCTTTTCAACAGCGAGAAAAATATGATTCGTATTGATATGTCTGAATATATGGAGAAACACACTGTTTCCCGTTTAGTAGGCGCTCCGCCCGGCTATGTCGGCTACGAGGAAGGCGGGCAACTTACTGAAGCAGTCCGCAGGAAACCATATTCAGTACTGCTTTTCGATGAAATTGAAAAAGCGCACCCGGACGTATTTAATATGCTTTTACAGATTCTTGACGACGGCCGGCTTACTGACGGGCAAGGAAGGACTGTTGACTTCAAAAATACAGTAATTATCATGACATCCAATTTAGGAAGCGAGTTGTACCAGAATACTGCATCGCAAGTTCTTGAATTTATGGAAAAAGAAATAAAAGAAAAATTGATGGCGGTCCTGAAACGGTATTTCCGTCCCGAATTTTTGAACCGTATTGATGAAATTATCATATTCCATTATCTTGCAATGGAACATATCAAGAAAATTGTTGATTTACAGTTAGAACTGATAAATAAACAACTTTTAGATAAGAAAATCACAATTAATCTTACCGATAAAGCAAAAGATTTTGTCGCGAGTATTGGTTTTGACCCTGTTTACGGTGCCAGACCATTAAAAAGAACAATCCAGCGTGAAGTAGTTGACGCACTAAGCCAAAAAATCCTATCCGGTGAAATAGAAACAGGAAAAACCATCACCGTAGACAAACCATCCAAATCCGATAATCTTGAATTTAAAGTGAAGTAGTTCGTAGGTTTGAGATGAGAATAGGTTAATGGAATTTTTTAAGTGCTAATTCGAGTTCTTTGCGATTAATTACCCTCAAGATTACAACCTCGGTTTTAGCAATGCGATAGATTACTCGCAGGTTTTTGATTCGTAATCGGTAAAGCGGTATTTTTATGCCTTTGAGTTTTTTGATAAGCGGTGGTTTCGGTAATGGGTTATCAGATAAAACAGAATTAATTTCTTTAAGTATTTCTGTCTGTTGAGGTATTGAATAGTTTTTCAGATCTTTTTCAGCAGAAGGATAAACGAAGATACTGAATTTCAAAGTTTGTTCTCCAAACTTTTAATAAGTTTCTCAATATTTTTACCCTTATGCTTAAAAGAATTTTTGTAAGCGTCTTCAATTGCATTTTTGAATTTTGGATGATGGGTAAGGATATAATCATCAATCTCATCTTCGGAAAGATGAGAAATAACGGCAACGGGTCTGCCGTGTTTTGTAAGAATGGTGTCCTTTCCCTTCTCTACTGCGGAAATGATTTTACACGCATTATTTTTAAGATTCGCGATACTCGTAAATTGCATAATGACCTCCATAAATATGGCCATAATTATGGCCACTATAAATATAACAGAAATTATGAAACTTGTCAAGTGAAAAATGGTTTACAATATATTTTTGAGATATAAGGGAACTATCGAGGAATGATAGAAAAATCGGGGATGGTTCTGGTTTTGGTGGGATAAGTTTAATTTCTCAATATTTGAACAAAATTTTGTAAAGACAAAAATAATGAACAGTAGATAAAATTATAAAAATGTGTAAAACCAGAACCGTCCCCGATATGCGAGGTTAATATGTTTGAACGGAAACACGAAAAACTTGTTCCGATGTCGGTGTTTATCAGAAGGATGATAGTGTCTGTTCTGATAGCTGGCATGTTGATTGCAGCTGCTTTATTTATTGGTATCATGGGTTATCACTTGATAGCGGGGTTTGGCTGGATTGATTCTCTTTTAGAAGCATCTATGATTCTCGGTGGAATGGGACCTGTCAATCAGCTTATTACTAATAAGTCAAAAATATTTGCTTCCGGATATGCGCTTTTTAGCGGATTGATGTTTATAGCAGTTATGGGTATCGTTCTTGCCCCAGCAGTTCACCGCATGCTTCACAAATTCCATATCGATGAAAAAGATATGTAGTAGCGATTTCTATCAGGAGACAATTGTATTATATCAATAATTTAGTAATTTTAACAGATGTCATGCTGGGAATAAACGTTGTTAGATAAATAGATATTGACAAGAGATAGGAAAAATAATATCAAATTACAAAACATATAATCTAATTATCTAACTACTCCCCTAATGTCTTTGTAATAAGTAATTATTTTTAGGTTTTGTTTTATTTATAAAGTTTTAAACAGAAATCAATATTGTGGATTGTGTGATAATTTGGAATAATTTAAAATGAAACGAAGTAAATTATTTTTTCTATTAGTATTATTAAGTACAACATGTTTTATTAAAGGATGTTCTCTATACAATGCAAAGTTTTCCTGTGGTTTTGTTTTACCATATTTTGATATTCTTGTAGAAGAAGGTGGTGGATTTTATTTTTCGCAACCATATAATATTTTTGTTTCATTAATTATTAATTTAATAGCCTTCTTTCCTATATTTTACTACATACGCACTGTTCATTTAATAAAAAGTGAAATATTTTTACGTAA
This portion of the Elusimicrobiota bacterium genome encodes:
- the thiC gene encoding phosphomethylpyrimidine synthase ThiC, whose translation is MTQIESARKNIITKEMQAIAKAEGVSAEFVRNGIAKGTIVICKNKLRKYNPKFQPKGIGGGLKIKVNANIGTSPMNCNLSYERQKLLTSIKYGADAVMDLSTGGDISKIRRMVISNSTIPVGTVPIYGLICEISRKKKKFIDVNIEQIFAEIEKQLADGIDFITVHCGLTLKAIEILKKNKRLVGIVSRGGAFLAEWMSHHKKENPLYENYDDLLKLAKKYDAVISLGDGLRPGCIADNTDAAQIEELKTLGKLQAYALKRDVQTIIEGPGHVPLNQIEKNIKLQKKYCHNAPFYVLGPLTTDIAPGYDHITSAIGGALAGYFGADFLCYVTPAEHLSLPDIDDVKNGVIASKIAAHSAEIARGYKSSLKIDYELSKARKNFDWKKQKALSIDPYEFEKRLSAKGKDVCSMCGEFCAMKRKI
- a CDS encoding SIS domain-containing protein, with the translated sequence MKETILQIIDESIAVKEKSKSLAGIIEKIAKAIIDGYRKGKKVVIFGNGGSAADAQHLVTELVCRFEKERKSLNAIALTTNTSELTAIANDYSFDKIFSRQVESIVQKGDIVIAISTSGNSKNVIEAVKQAKKQGAIVVGFSGDSGKLKDVCDITLSVPSKNTARIQEVHITVGHIICKLIEDAQQ
- the accB gene encoding acetyl-CoA carboxylase biotin carboxyl carrier protein gives rise to the protein MEIDKIKLILEAIKDTDIEEIWMEKDGEKSGFKRKDISAEPVLATKSVNSVVQNNSQSKSVQPVPSEINNIIKSTMVGTFLRTSSPGGKPLVDEGDFVTVGQKVCIVEAMKLMKEITSSIAGKVVKILVEDNHPVEYGQPLFELEPQIPADKKE
- the accC gene encoding acetyl-CoA carboxylase biotin carboxylase subunit, yielding MFNKILIANRGEIAVRVIRACREMGIRTVAVHSDIDNECLHVKLADESVCIGPASPQESYLNVANIISAAEVTGADAIHPGYGFLSENTYFADVCESCNIKFIGPSKTTIQTMGDKIAAKVTMRKAGVPTIPGTDECITADHPKLAKIVKSIGYPLIVKASAGGGGKGMRVVQSEDALKNAILTAQSEAKAAFGNGDVYLEKYFEEPRHIEFQILGDIKGDVVSFPERDCSIQRRHQKLIEESPSMISEKLRKKMGHYARLAAKAVKYFTAGTIEFLVDKKENFYFMEMNTRIQVEHPVTEMVSGIDLLKEQIRLAAGERLGYSYDDIKIVGHVFECRINAEDSEKDFIPSPGKIESLIFPGGPGVRVDSHIYAGYTVPSTYDSLIAKLLVTDSTREKAIARMQRALSEFEISGIKTTIPFHKITMANDYFKRGEIYTNFVQKRIYGEK
- a CDS encoding thiamine-phosphate pyrophosphorylase, whose translation is MNNIYRIIDVNLNRSKEGLRVVEDFIRFVVEDKKLSSEIKKLRHQIDETSRVIYPELIASRNTKDDVFRETKESGKSNNYAVVVSNIKRAEESLRVLEEFSKTISATAGAKFKKIRFKVYNIEKEILKYL
- the rfaE2 gene encoding D-glycero-beta-D-manno-heptose 1-phosphate adenylyltransferase — encoded protein: MEKIKSLGQIIKIVQKLRKAGKKIVFTNGCFDILHIGHIRLLEKAKSFGDILIIGVNSDSSVKIIKGKTRPLIPENERMEVLASLSMVDFVVKFSESTPYQIIKKIKPDVLVKGSDWKNGEIVGAEFSKKVKRFPVVKGYSTTNIIKKLKSL